In Prunus dulcis chromosome 1, ALMONDv2, whole genome shotgun sequence, the following are encoded in one genomic region:
- the LOC117634348 gene encoding histidine kinase 4 has product MGKEETKGRRSKEVDLVLMGGNLKMQSHHSVAVRLNEQTGTKKGYTFVQAYRAWFPKLFILWIIVMFFLSMSIYNYMDADNKVRRVEVLGSMCDQRARMLQDQFSVSVNHVHALAILVSTFHYYKNPSAIDQETFAEYTARTAFERPLLSGVAYAQRVLDSDRENFERQHGWTIKTMEREPSPVRDEYAPVIFSQETVSYIESLDMMSGEEDRENILRARATGKAVLTSPFRLLGSHHLGVVLTFPVYKSKLPPNPTVEERIAAAAGYLGGAFDVESLVENLLGQLAGNQAILVYVYDVTNTSDPLIMYGHQYQDGDTSLMHESKLDFGDPFRKHQMICRYHQKAPTSWTALNTAFLFFVIGFLVGYILYGAAMHIVKVEDDFHEMEELKVRAEAADVAKSQFLATVSHEIRTPMNGILGMLALLLDTSLNSTQRDYARTAQACGKALITLINEVLDRAKIDAGKLELEEVPFGIRSILDDVLSLFSENSRNKGIELAVFVSDKVPDIFMGDPGRFRQIITNLVGNSIKFTERGHIFVKVHLAESSKVVINRKSETYLNRGSDEGVLTSDGRQFKTLSGCEAADDRNSWDMFQHLLADEEYRTDVSSNLTATNEASEHVTLMVSVEDTGIGIPLCAQERVFMPFMQADSSTSRNYGGTGIGLSISKCLVELMGGQINFISRPKVGSTFSFTANFRRCKKNAFSDLKKPNSEDLPSGFRGLRAIVVDEKLVRAAVTRYHLKRLGILVEVTSSITMAVALCGRNGSATSGNIIQPDIILVEKDSWISGEGDLNIQKLDWKQNANGHIFKLPKMILLATNIGDAELDKARAAGFADTVIMKPLRASMVAACLQQVLGIGKKRQQGREVPNGCNFLQSLLCGKKILVVDDNRVNRRVAEGALKKFGAHVECVESGKAALALLQVPHNFDACFMDIQMPEMDGFEATRRIRQMESKANVEMNGGFEGLARKGDWHVPILAMTADVIHATYDECLKCGMDGYVSKPFEEENLYQAVAKFFKSKPGSDS; this is encoded by the exons ATGGGTAAAGAggaaacaaaaggaagaagaagcaaagagGTTGATTTGGTGCTGATGGGTGGGAATTTGAAGATGCAGAGCCACCACTCTGTGGCTGTGAGGTTGAATGAGCAAACGGGGACTAAAAAGGGTTACACTTTTGTTCAAGCCTACAGGGCTTGGTTCCCAAAACTTTTTATACTTTGGATCATTGTGATGTTTTTCTTGAGCATGTCAATCTACAATTACATGGATGCTGATAACAAAGTGAGAAGGGTAGAAGTTCTTGGTAGTATGTGTGATCAGAGGGCAAGAATGTTGCAAGATCAATTCAGTGTTAGCGTTAATCACGTGCACGCCCTTGCAATCCTTGTTTCCACATTCCATTACTACAAAAACCCATCAGCAATTGATCAG GAAACTTTTGCTGAATACACTGCCAGAACCGCCTTTGAGAGGCCTCTTCTAAGTGGGGTGGCCTATGCACAAAGAGTGCTTGATTCGGATAGGGAAAATTTCGAGAGGCAACATGGCTGGACGATAAAGACAATGGAGAGGGAGCCCTCCCCTGTCCGAGATGAGTATGCACCTGTAATTTTCTCGCAGGAAACGGTCTCTTACATTGAATCACTTGACATGATGTCTGGGGAG GAGGACAGAGAAAACATTTTGAGAGCTAGGGCTACTGGAAAAGCTGTTCTAACCAGTCCTTTCAGGCTGCTGGGTTCTCATCATCTTGGTGTTGTGTTGACTTTCCCTGTTTACAAATCCAAGCTCCCTCCAAACCCAACTGTGGAGGAGCGCATAGCAGCTGCAGCTGG GTACCTTGGTGGAGCCTTTGATGTTGAGTCCCTAGTGGAGAATTTGCTTGGGCAACTTGCTGGGAATCAGGCCATTTTGGTTTATGTATATGATGTCACAAACACTTCTGATCCCCTAATCATGTATGGTCACCAATATCAAGATGGGGACACATCTCTTATGCATGAAAGCAAGCTTGACTTTGGAGATCCTTTCCGAAAACATCAGATGATATGTAG GTATCATCAGAAGGCACCCACGTCATGGACGGCGCTTAACACTGCATTCTTATTCTTTGTGATTGGTTTTTTAGTTGGCTATATCTTATATGGAGCAGCAATGCACATTGTTAAAGTTGAGGATGATTTCCATGAAATGGAGGAATTAAAAGTTCGAGCAGAAGCTGCCGATGTTGCCAAGTCCCAG TTTCTTGCTACTGTTTCTCATGAAATTAGAACACCCATGAACGGAATCCTTG GAATGCTTGCGTTGCTTTTAGATACATCTTTAAATTCAACCCAGAGGGACTATGCTCGAACTGCTCAAGCTTGTGGAAAGGCACTGATAACATTAATTAATGAGGTCCTTGACCGGGCAAAGATTGATGCTGGCAAGTTAGAGTTGGAAGAAGTTCCATTTGGCATTCGATCGATACTAGACGATGTCCTGTctttattttctgaaaattctaGAAATAAGGGTATAGAG CTGGCAGTGTTTGTTTCCGATAAAGTTCCAGATATATTTATGGGGGATCCAGGGAGATTCAGACAGATAATTACAAATCTTGTGGGCAACTCTATTAAG TTCACTGAACGAGGACATATTTTTGTCAAAGTCCATCTAGCTGAGTCCTCAAAGGTCGTGATAAATAGAAAATCAGAGACTTACTTGAACAGAGGATCAGATGAAGGTGTACTGACATCTGATGGGCGTCAGTTTAAAACCTTAAGTGGATGTGAAGCAGCTGATGACCGGAATAGTTGGGATATGTTTCAGCATCTGCTTGCTGATGAAGAATACAGAACTGATGTTTCAAGTAATCTGACTGCTACTAATGAAGCTTCGGAGCATGTCACTTTGATGGTATCTGTGGAGGATACGGGAATTGGTATACCATTATGTGCCCAGGAACGTGTTTTTATGCCCTTCATGCAGGCAGACAGTTCAACCTCTAGAAATTATGGGGGAACTGGTATTGGCTTGAGCATCAGTAAGTGTCTGGTTGAACTGATGGGTGGTCAGATAAACTTCATAAGTCGACCTAAAGTTGGGAGCACATTTTCTTTCACAGCTAATTTTCGGAGGTgcaaaaaaaatgcatttagTGACTTGAAAAAACCTAATTCTGAGGATCTACCTTCTGGTTTTAGAGGATTGAGAGCAATAGTAGTTGATGAAAAACTTGTGAGAGCTGCTGTGACAAGATACCACTTAAAGAGACTTGGAATCCTGGTAGAAGTTACAAGTAGCATCACGATGGCTGTTGCTTTATGTGGAAGAAATGGTTCTGCGACATCCGG AAATATCATCCAGCCAGACATAATTCTAGTTGAGAAGGATTCATGGATTTCGGGTGAAGGCGATCTTAATATACAGAAATTGGACTGGAAACAGAACGCGAATGGGCATATATTTAAGTTGCCTAAGATGATCCTTCTTGCAACCAATATTGGTGATGCTGAATTGGATAAGGCAAGGGCAGCAGGTTTTGCAGATACTGTGATTATGAAACCCTTGAGGGCTAGTATGGTGGCTGCATGTCTTCAACAGGTGCTGGGCATAGGAAAGAAGAGGCAACAGGGGAGGGAAGTGCCCAATGGATGCAATTTCCTTCAAAGCCTGCTTTGtggaaagaaaattttggttgTTGATGACAATAGGGTAAACAGGAGAGTTGCTGAAGGTGCACTAAAGAAGTTTGGAGCTCATGTAGAGTGTGTTGAGAGTGGCAAAGCTGCTTTGGCATTGCTTCAAGTACCACACAATTTTGATGCTTGCTTCATGGATATTCAAATGCCGGAAATGGATGG gtttgaggCAACCCGTCGAATCCGGCAGATGGAGAGCAAGGCAAATGTGGAGATGAATGGAGGATTTGAAGGCCTTGCAAGAAAGGGTGATTGGCATGTGCCAATATTAGCTATGACAGCTGATGTTATTCATGCCACCTATGACGAGTGCCTAAAGTGTGGCATGGATGGATACGTCTCGAAGCCCTTTGAGGAAGAGAACCTCTATCAAGCCGTTGCCAAGTTCTTCAAATCTAAACCAGGCTCAGATTCATAA